The Apium graveolens cultivar Ventura chromosome 11, ASM990537v1, whole genome shotgun sequence genome has a window encoding:
- the LOC141697436 gene encoding uncharacterized protein LOC141697436, whose translation MAMHKVLGVIFCILLCVALCSAARALLSVQGDYVGGDHDAVGYGSGEGTGSGGGTGYGAENGPGFGGGGGGGGSGGGGGGGGVHGGGYGNGGGGGSGGGSGYGGSAEHAPGYGGGGGGGGSGGGGGYGGGAVHGGNGAGTGYGGSVEHGPGYGGGGGNGGGAGYGAGGEHEPGFGHGGGGGGGSGGGGGYGAGGEHGGGAYGGGGSGCGNGGGGGYGPGGHGGGGGSGGGGGGGYGPGGEHGGGYGGGTGAGSGGGGYGPGGHGGGGGSGSGGGGGGGYGPGGEHGGVYGGGAGRGNGGGYGAGGEHGGGYGGGGGNGGGGGTGYGPGGSGGGGYGSGNGEGGGAGGGGYAGGGGGGYGGGHGGGY comes from the coding sequence ATGGCTATGCACAAAGTTCTTGGTGTtattttttgtattttattaTGTGTGGCATTGTGCTCTGCAGCTAGAGCTCTTCTCTCTGTTCAAGGAGACTATGTAGGTGGTGATCATGATGCCGTTGGCTATGGGAGTGGTGAAGGCACTGGTAGTGGTGGTGGTACTGGCTATGGAGCTGAGAATGGACCAGGTTTTGGTGGAGGCGGTGGTGGAGGAGGCAGTGGTGGAGGTGGAGGAGGTGGTGGTGTACACGGAGGTGGATATGGAAATGGTGGAGGAGGGGGAAGTGGGGGTGGTAGTGGCTATGGAGGCAGTGCAGAGCATGCTCCTGGTTATGGTGGAGGAGGTGGAGGAGGAGGTAGTGGTGGAGGGGGTGGTTATGGTGGAGGTGCTGTGCATGGAGGTAATGGTGCTGGGACCGGATATGGAGGTAGTGTAGAACATGGTCCAGGATATGGTGGAGGTGGCGGGAATGGTGGAGGTGCTGGTTATGGTGCTGGTGGTGAGCATGAACCTGGATTTGGACATGGGGGTGGCGGAGGAGGTGGTAGTGGCGGTGGAGGAGGTTATGGTGCTGGTGGTGAACACGGAGGAGGAGCATATGGTGGTGGAGGTAGTGgatgtggcaatggtggtggaggtggttaTGGTCCTGGAGGACATGGAGGTGGTGGTGGTAGTGGTGGAGGCGGTGGTGGTGGATATGGACCGGGTGGTGAGCATGGAGGTGGATATGGGGGAGGTACGGGTGCTGGCAGTGGTGGAGGTGGTTATGGTCCTGGAGGACATGGAGGGGGTGGCGGTAGCGGTAGTGGTGGAGGCGGTGGAGGTGGATATGGACCAGGTGGTGAGCATGGAGGTGTCTACGGCGGAGGTGCAGGTAGGGGCAATGGTGGAGGATATGGAGCGGGTGGTGAACATGGTGGAGGATACGGTGGAGGAGGTGGTAATGGAGGAGGCGGGGGAACAGGGTATGGTCCTGGTGGAAGCGGCGGCGGTGGATATGGTAGTGGCAACGGAGAAGGTGGTGGTGCAGGAGGAGGGGGATATGCTGGTGGCGGTGGTGGAGGCTATGGTGGAGGACATGGTGGTGGCTACTAA
- the LOC141696662 gene encoding uncharacterized protein LOC141696662 produces the protein MDTQMVISGEEQNPSPDSVSSQQTLDGYVLKSPPPPPTDTLDTSFPVPEEAVDVQQDKQEELDLVCPSPINTSSGYLFDDTKPLSSHFSTKMSRSCSPVLFDDKASMVGAGLSNLGNTCFLNAIVQCFTHSVLLIEGLRSFDHVMPCDRNINGFCLLCSFRGLVEYSLASVERVISPWKFVDNLSYFSSDFQKYQQEDAHEFLQCFLDRLERCCSDSKSKETTLCANNDNFVKQVFGGRLVSKLKCCNCEHLSDTYEPSIDLSLEIKDVTTLQAALESFTKLEKIEDPDTKFICENCKEEVPIEKQLLLEETPSVASFHLKRFENDGSFVEKIDKHVEFPLELDLQPYTRSSQDSGAELKYELYAIVVHIGFSATSGHYYSFIRSAPNTWYKFDDSRVVRVREEFVLSQKAYILFYAKQGTPWFSSYLETIKPFLDPHGYETSPKSVLENVDIHTSSPNLATTCTVESSNALHESEFPIVSRVDQVDGVTYKDEAQETSTELPLGETYLTNKPVDNSSDKDDTSGVSTVLPPGTSIPMKDNGNGINVFSPSVLQDYDVKINADYPQTPPRSSSPDIYKDESPEFKLYIQPSHQKLVNQVSNKRQSKKEVESAETLQARRLLKTMPGGRGKSLLAAMAGHFSEDSQKNKRRKRMQVTPNKYDSPSTTHRKAGLRSLVRPLAAGYSR, from the exons ATGGATACCCAGATGGTAATTAGTGGCGAAGAACAAAACCCATCTCCAGATTCAGTTAGTTCACAGCAAACCCTTGATGGGTATGTGCTCAAATCACCTCCACCACCACCTACAGATACCCTGGATACCTCATTTCCGGTCCCGGAAGAAGCTGTTGATGTTCAACAAGATAAACAGGAGGAATTGGATCTTGTTTGTCCTTCGCCGATTAATACGTCTTCGGGGTATTTATTTGATGATACCAAGCCCTTGAGTTCTCATTTTTCGACTAAAATGTCGAGGTCTTGTTCTCCGGTTTTGTTCGATGATAAGGCTTCTATGGTG GGTGCAGGGCTGTCGAATTTGGGAAATACTTGTTTTCTTAATGCGATTGTGCAATGCTTTACACATAGTGTGCTGCTTATTGAGGGTCTTCGATCTTTCGATCATGTTATGCCTTGTGATC GTAATATTAATGGATTCTGTTTGCTTTGTTCGTTTCGTGGTCTTGTCGAATATTCATTGGCTTCTGTAGAGAGAGTTATTTCCCCTTGGAAATTTGTTGACAACCTGAGCT ATTTTTCATCTGAttttcagaaatatcagcaaGAAGATGCACATGAATTTCTGCAATGCTTTCTTGATAGACTCGAGAGGTGTTGCAGTGATTCAAAGTCAAAGGAGACTACTTTGTGTGCAAATAATGATAACTTTGTCAAACAGGTTTTTGGTGGTCGCCTAGTAAGCAAG CTGAAATGTTGCAATTGCGAGCACTTATCCGATACTTATGAGCCCTCCATTGATTTGAGCCTGGAGATTAAAGATGTAACCACCCTCCAGGCTGCTCTTGAATCGTTTACAAAGCTTGAAAAGATAGAAGATCCAGATACAAAGTTCATTTGTGAAAATTGCAAGGAAGAAGTGCCGATTGAGAAACAGCTATTATTAGAGGAGACTCCTTCGGTTGCTTCTTTTCACTTGAAGAGGTTTGAGAATGATGGTTCATTTGTTGAGAAAATTGACAAGCATGTAGAGTTCCCGCTGGAATTGGACTTGCAGCCCTACACCAGGAGCAGTCAAGATAGTGGT GCTGAGCTGAAGTATGAACTGTATGCAATTGTGGTGCACATTGGATTCTCTGCTACTTCAGGGCATTACTACTCTTTCATTCGTTCTGCTCCAAACACCTGGTACAAGTTTGATGACTCAAGG GTTGTTCGGGTTCGAGAAGAATTTGTTCTTTCACAAAAagcttatatattattttatgcAAAGCAGGGGACTCCCTGGTTTTCAAGTTACTTGGAAACTATAAAACCCTTCTTAGATCCACATGGTTACGAGACATCCCCCAAGTCTGTGTTAGAAAATGTAGACATTCATACATCATCTCCCAATCTTGCAACTACCTGTACTGTCGAAAGCAGTAATGCTCTTCATGAAAGCGAGTTCCCCATTGTATCAAGAGTTGACCAGGTTGATGGTGTTACATACAAAGACGAGGCTCAGGAAACAAGTACTGAATTGCCACTCGGGGAAACTTATCTCACTAATAAGCCGGTTGATAATAGCAGTGACAAAGATGATACTTCTGGAGTTAGTACCGTATTGCCACCTGGAACAAGTATTCCCATGAAGGATAACGGTAATGGGATCAATGTGTTTTCACCATCAGTTCTTCAAGATTATGATGTTAAAATCAATGCTGATTACCCTCAAACACCACCAAGATCTTCAAGCCCAGATATATACAAAGATGAATCACCAG AATTTAAGTTATACATCCAGCCTAGTCATCAGAAGCTAGTAAACCAAGTCTCTAATAAAAGGCAATCGAAAAAAGAGGTGGAAAGTGCAGAAACATTACAGGCACGCAGATTGTTGAAAACAATGCCAGGTGGAAGGGGAAAGTCATTGTTGGCTGCCATGGCTGGACATTTTAGTGAAGATTCACAGAAAAACAAAAGGAGGAAGAGAATGCAAGTGACTCCAAATAAATATGACAGTCCTTCTACAACTCACAGAAAAGCTGGCCTTCGTTCTTTAGTGCGGCCTTTGGCTGCTGGATATTCCCGCTGA